A genomic region of Dunckerocampus dactyliophorus isolate RoL2022-P2 chromosome 8, RoL_Ddac_1.1, whole genome shotgun sequence contains the following coding sequences:
- the pfkfb4a gene encoding 6-phosphofructo-2-kinase/fructose-2,6-bisphosphatase 4a isoform X5, which yields MTQNRQTEDARNHRGAPSDRRSMMRGCSGRSKHAQIQGRTVCMTNCPTLIVTVGLPARGKTYISKKLTRYLNWIGVPTREFNVGQYRRECVKIYKSFEFFRPDNEEGLKIRRQCASAALNDVRQYLTEEGGQVAVFDATNTTRERRETIIQFAEQNGFKVFFVESVCEDPDVIQENIVQVKLGSPDYTNCNTEEAVEDFMKRIKCYENSYETLDEVLDRDLSYIKIMDVGQRYMVNRVLDHIQSRIVYYLMNIHITPRSIYLCRHGESELNVKGRIGGDSGLTPRGKEFAKKLSQFIQAQGISDLKVWTSQMKRTIQTAEGLSVPYEQWKVLNEIDAGVCEEMMYEEIQDHYPLEFALRDQDKYRYRYPKGESYEDLVQRLEPVIMELERQENVLVICHQAVMRCLLAYFLDKTAEELPYLKCPLHTVLKLTPVAYGCKVESISLNVDAVNTHREKPENVEVSRMSEEALLTVPAHQ from the exons ATGACCCAAAACAG gcAGACGGAGGACGCACGGAACCACCGCGGGGCTCCATCGGACAGACGGTCCATGATGAGAGGCTGCTCCGGCCGATCCAAACACGCACAGATCCAAGGCAGAACGG TATGTATGACCAACTGCCCTACCCTGATAGTGACGGTGGGCCTTCCTGCCAGGGGGAAGACTTACATCTCCAAGAAGTTGACCCGCTATCTCAACTGGATTGGCGTTCCCACCAGAG AGTTCAATGTAGGACAATACAGGAGAGAGTGTGTGAAGATCTACAAGTCCTTTGAGTTCTTCCGTCCAGACAATGAAGAGGGCTTAAAGATCAGAAG GCAATGTGCTTCGGCAGCTTTGAACGACGTGCGACAGTACCTAACAGAAGAAGGAGGCCAAGTTGCG GTTTTTGatgcaacaaacacaacaagggAAAGGAGGGAAACCATCATCCAGTTTGCAGAGCAGAACGGCTTCAAG GTGTTCTTTGTGGAATCTGTGTGTGAAGACCCagatgtcatccaggagaacaTTGTG CAAGTGAAGCTGGGCAGCCCCGACTACACCAACTGCAACACCGAGGAGGCGGTGGAAGATTTTATGAAGAGGATCAAGTGTTACGAAAACTCCTATGAGACCCTGGAtgaggttttggacag GGATCTCTCCTACATCAAGATAATGGATGTGGGTCAGCGTTACATGGTCAACAGGGTGTTGGACCACATCCAGAGTCGGATCGTCTACTATCTCATGAACATCCACATCACACCTCGCTCCATCTACCTGTGCCGCCATGGTGAGAGTGAGCTCAATGTTAAAGGTCGGATTGGAGGAGACTCTGGTCTTACACCAAGAGGTAAAGAG TTTGCCAAGAAGCTGAGCCAATTCATCCAAGCCCAAGGCATCAGTGACCTGAAAGTGTGGACCAGCCAGATGAAGAGAACCATCCAGACAGCCGAGGGTCTCAGTGTGCCCTATGAACAGTGGAAGGTCCTGAACGAGATTGATGCT GGCGTATGTGAGGAGATGATGTATGAGGAGATCCAGGATCACTACCCTCTGGAGTTTGCGCTGAGGGACCAGGACAAGTACCGCTACCGCTACCCTAAAGGAGAG TCCTATGAGGACCTGGTGCAGCGCTTGGAGCCGGTCATCATGGAGCTGGAGCGGCAGGAGAATGTTCTGGTCATCTGTCACCAGGCGGTCATGCGCTGCCTGCTTGCCTACTTCCTGGACAAAACAGCAG AGGAGCTGCCGTACCTGAAGTGCCCTCTGCACACAGTTCTGAAGCTAACTCCAGTGGCCTACG GCTGTAAGGTGGAGTCCATCAGCCTTAATGTGGACGCTGTAAACACGCACCGAGAGAAACCAGAG AACGTAGAGGTGTCGCGGATGTCAGAGGAGGCTTTGCTAACCGTGCCAGCTCACCAATGA
- the pfkfb4a gene encoding 6-phosphofructo-2-kinase/fructose-2,6-bisphosphatase 4a isoform X4 — protein MMVQGGRQTEDARNHRGAPSDRRSMMRGCSGRSKHAQIQGRTVCMTNCPTLIVTVGLPARGKTYISKKLTRYLNWIGVPTREFNVGQYRRECVKIYKSFEFFRPDNEEGLKIRRQCASAALNDVRQYLTEEGGQVAVFDATNTTRERRETIIQFAEQNGFKVFFVESVCEDPDVIQENIVQVKLGSPDYTNCNTEEAVEDFMKRIKCYENSYETLDEVLDRDLSYIKIMDVGQRYMVNRVLDHIQSRIVYYLMNIHITPRSIYLCRHGESELNVKGRIGGDSGLTPRGKEFAKKLSQFIQAQGISDLKVWTSQMKRTIQTAEGLSVPYEQWKVLNEIDAGVCEEMMYEEIQDHYPLEFALRDQDKYRYRYPKGESYEDLVQRLEPVIMELERQENVLVICHQAVMRCLLAYFLDKTAEELPYLKCPLHTVLKLTPVAYGCKVESISLNVDAVNTHREKPENVNIHRTTEDALQTVPAHL, from the exons ATGATGGTGCAAGGGGGCAG gcAGACGGAGGACGCACGGAACCACCGCGGGGCTCCATCGGACAGACGGTCCATGATGAGAGGCTGCTCCGGCCGATCCAAACACGCACAGATCCAAGGCAGAACGG TATGTATGACCAACTGCCCTACCCTGATAGTGACGGTGGGCCTTCCTGCCAGGGGGAAGACTTACATCTCCAAGAAGTTGACCCGCTATCTCAACTGGATTGGCGTTCCCACCAGAG AGTTCAATGTAGGACAATACAGGAGAGAGTGTGTGAAGATCTACAAGTCCTTTGAGTTCTTCCGTCCAGACAATGAAGAGGGCTTAAAGATCAGAAG GCAATGTGCTTCGGCAGCTTTGAACGACGTGCGACAGTACCTAACAGAAGAAGGAGGCCAAGTTGCG GTTTTTGatgcaacaaacacaacaagggAAAGGAGGGAAACCATCATCCAGTTTGCAGAGCAGAACGGCTTCAAG GTGTTCTTTGTGGAATCTGTGTGTGAAGACCCagatgtcatccaggagaacaTTGTG CAAGTGAAGCTGGGCAGCCCCGACTACACCAACTGCAACACCGAGGAGGCGGTGGAAGATTTTATGAAGAGGATCAAGTGTTACGAAAACTCCTATGAGACCCTGGAtgaggttttggacag GGATCTCTCCTACATCAAGATAATGGATGTGGGTCAGCGTTACATGGTCAACAGGGTGTTGGACCACATCCAGAGTCGGATCGTCTACTATCTCATGAACATCCACATCACACCTCGCTCCATCTACCTGTGCCGCCATGGTGAGAGTGAGCTCAATGTTAAAGGTCGGATTGGAGGAGACTCTGGTCTTACACCAAGAGGTAAAGAG TTTGCCAAGAAGCTGAGCCAATTCATCCAAGCCCAAGGCATCAGTGACCTGAAAGTGTGGACCAGCCAGATGAAGAGAACCATCCAGACAGCCGAGGGTCTCAGTGTGCCCTATGAACAGTGGAAGGTCCTGAACGAGATTGATGCT GGCGTATGTGAGGAGATGATGTATGAGGAGATCCAGGATCACTACCCTCTGGAGTTTGCGCTGAGGGACCAGGACAAGTACCGCTACCGCTACCCTAAAGGAGAG TCCTATGAGGACCTGGTGCAGCGCTTGGAGCCGGTCATCATGGAGCTGGAGCGGCAGGAGAATGTTCTGGTCATCTGTCACCAGGCGGTCATGCGCTGCCTGCTTGCCTACTTCCTGGACAAAACAGCAG AGGAGCTGCCGTACCTGAAGTGCCCTCTGCACACAGTTCTGAAGCTAACTCCAGTGGCCTACG GCTGTAAGGTGGAGTCCATCAGCCTTAATGTGGACGCTGTAAACACGCACCGAGAGAAACCAGAG AACGTCAACATCCATCGAACAACGGAAGATGCCCTGCAGACCGTCCCTGCGCACCTCTGA
- the pfkfb4a gene encoding 6-phosphofructo-2-kinase/fructose-2,6-bisphosphatase 4a isoform X3, whose amino-acid sequence MMVQGGRQTEDARNHRGAPSDRRSMMRGCSGRSKHAQIQGRTVCMTNCPTLIVTVGLPARGKTYISKKLTRYLNWIGVPTREFNVGQYRRECVKIYKSFEFFRPDNEEGLKIRRQCASAALNDVRQYLTEEGGQVAVFDATNTTRERRETIIQFAEQNGFKVFFVESVCEDPDVIQENIVQVKLGSPDYTNCNTEEAVEDFMKRIKCYENSYETLDEVLDRDLSYIKIMDVGQRYMVNRVLDHIQSRIVYYLMNIHITPRSIYLCRHGESELNVKGRIGGDSGLTPRGKEFAKKLSQFIQAQGISDLKVWTSQMKRTIQTAEGLSVPYEQWKVLNEIDAGVCEEMMYEEIQDHYPLEFALRDQDKYRYRYPKGESYEDLVQRLEPVIMELERQENVLVICHQAVMRCLLAYFLDKTAEELPYLKCPLHTVLKLTPVAYGCKVESISLNVDAVNTHREKPENVEVSRMSEEALLTVPAHQ is encoded by the exons ATGATGGTGCAAGGGGGCAG gcAGACGGAGGACGCACGGAACCACCGCGGGGCTCCATCGGACAGACGGTCCATGATGAGAGGCTGCTCCGGCCGATCCAAACACGCACAGATCCAAGGCAGAACGG TATGTATGACCAACTGCCCTACCCTGATAGTGACGGTGGGCCTTCCTGCCAGGGGGAAGACTTACATCTCCAAGAAGTTGACCCGCTATCTCAACTGGATTGGCGTTCCCACCAGAG AGTTCAATGTAGGACAATACAGGAGAGAGTGTGTGAAGATCTACAAGTCCTTTGAGTTCTTCCGTCCAGACAATGAAGAGGGCTTAAAGATCAGAAG GCAATGTGCTTCGGCAGCTTTGAACGACGTGCGACAGTACCTAACAGAAGAAGGAGGCCAAGTTGCG GTTTTTGatgcaacaaacacaacaagggAAAGGAGGGAAACCATCATCCAGTTTGCAGAGCAGAACGGCTTCAAG GTGTTCTTTGTGGAATCTGTGTGTGAAGACCCagatgtcatccaggagaacaTTGTG CAAGTGAAGCTGGGCAGCCCCGACTACACCAACTGCAACACCGAGGAGGCGGTGGAAGATTTTATGAAGAGGATCAAGTGTTACGAAAACTCCTATGAGACCCTGGAtgaggttttggacag GGATCTCTCCTACATCAAGATAATGGATGTGGGTCAGCGTTACATGGTCAACAGGGTGTTGGACCACATCCAGAGTCGGATCGTCTACTATCTCATGAACATCCACATCACACCTCGCTCCATCTACCTGTGCCGCCATGGTGAGAGTGAGCTCAATGTTAAAGGTCGGATTGGAGGAGACTCTGGTCTTACACCAAGAGGTAAAGAG TTTGCCAAGAAGCTGAGCCAATTCATCCAAGCCCAAGGCATCAGTGACCTGAAAGTGTGGACCAGCCAGATGAAGAGAACCATCCAGACAGCCGAGGGTCTCAGTGTGCCCTATGAACAGTGGAAGGTCCTGAACGAGATTGATGCT GGCGTATGTGAGGAGATGATGTATGAGGAGATCCAGGATCACTACCCTCTGGAGTTTGCGCTGAGGGACCAGGACAAGTACCGCTACCGCTACCCTAAAGGAGAG TCCTATGAGGACCTGGTGCAGCGCTTGGAGCCGGTCATCATGGAGCTGGAGCGGCAGGAGAATGTTCTGGTCATCTGTCACCAGGCGGTCATGCGCTGCCTGCTTGCCTACTTCCTGGACAAAACAGCAG AGGAGCTGCCGTACCTGAAGTGCCCTCTGCACACAGTTCTGAAGCTAACTCCAGTGGCCTACG GCTGTAAGGTGGAGTCCATCAGCCTTAATGTGGACGCTGTAAACACGCACCGAGAGAAACCAGAG AACGTAGAGGTGTCGCGGATGTCAGAGGAGGCTTTGCTAACCGTGCCAGCTCACCAATGA
- the pfkfb4a gene encoding 6-phosphofructo-2-kinase/fructose-2,6-bisphosphatase 4a isoform X6, with protein MMRGCSGRSKHAQIQGRTVCMTNCPTLIVTVGLPARGKTYISKKLTRYLNWIGVPTREFNVGQYRRECVKIYKSFEFFRPDNEEGLKIRRQCASAALNDVRQYLTEEGGQVAVFDATNTTRERRETIIQFAEQNGFKVFFVESVCEDPDVIQENIVQVKLGSPDYTNCNTEEAVEDFMKRIKCYENSYETLDEVLDRDLSYIKIMDVGQRYMVNRVLDHIQSRIVYYLMNIHITPRSIYLCRHGESELNVKGRIGGDSGLTPRGKEFAKKLSQFIQAQGISDLKVWTSQMKRTIQTAEGLSVPYEQWKVLNEIDAGVCEEMMYEEIQDHYPLEFALRDQDKYRYRYPKGESYEDLVQRLEPVIMELERQENVLVICHQAVMRCLLAYFLDKTAEELPYLKCPLHTVLKLTPVAYGCKVESISLNVDAVNTHREKPENVEVSRMSEEALLTVPAHQ; from the exons ATGATGAGAGGCTGCTCCGGCCGATCCAAACACGCACAGATCCAAGGCAGAACGG TATGTATGACCAACTGCCCTACCCTGATAGTGACGGTGGGCCTTCCTGCCAGGGGGAAGACTTACATCTCCAAGAAGTTGACCCGCTATCTCAACTGGATTGGCGTTCCCACCAGAG AGTTCAATGTAGGACAATACAGGAGAGAGTGTGTGAAGATCTACAAGTCCTTTGAGTTCTTCCGTCCAGACAATGAAGAGGGCTTAAAGATCAGAAG GCAATGTGCTTCGGCAGCTTTGAACGACGTGCGACAGTACCTAACAGAAGAAGGAGGCCAAGTTGCG GTTTTTGatgcaacaaacacaacaagggAAAGGAGGGAAACCATCATCCAGTTTGCAGAGCAGAACGGCTTCAAG GTGTTCTTTGTGGAATCTGTGTGTGAAGACCCagatgtcatccaggagaacaTTGTG CAAGTGAAGCTGGGCAGCCCCGACTACACCAACTGCAACACCGAGGAGGCGGTGGAAGATTTTATGAAGAGGATCAAGTGTTACGAAAACTCCTATGAGACCCTGGAtgaggttttggacag GGATCTCTCCTACATCAAGATAATGGATGTGGGTCAGCGTTACATGGTCAACAGGGTGTTGGACCACATCCAGAGTCGGATCGTCTACTATCTCATGAACATCCACATCACACCTCGCTCCATCTACCTGTGCCGCCATGGTGAGAGTGAGCTCAATGTTAAAGGTCGGATTGGAGGAGACTCTGGTCTTACACCAAGAGGTAAAGAG TTTGCCAAGAAGCTGAGCCAATTCATCCAAGCCCAAGGCATCAGTGACCTGAAAGTGTGGACCAGCCAGATGAAGAGAACCATCCAGACAGCCGAGGGTCTCAGTGTGCCCTATGAACAGTGGAAGGTCCTGAACGAGATTGATGCT GGCGTATGTGAGGAGATGATGTATGAGGAGATCCAGGATCACTACCCTCTGGAGTTTGCGCTGAGGGACCAGGACAAGTACCGCTACCGCTACCCTAAAGGAGAG TCCTATGAGGACCTGGTGCAGCGCTTGGAGCCGGTCATCATGGAGCTGGAGCGGCAGGAGAATGTTCTGGTCATCTGTCACCAGGCGGTCATGCGCTGCCTGCTTGCCTACTTCCTGGACAAAACAGCAG AGGAGCTGCCGTACCTGAAGTGCCCTCTGCACACAGTTCTGAAGCTAACTCCAGTGGCCTACG GCTGTAAGGTGGAGTCCATCAGCCTTAATGTGGACGCTGTAAACACGCACCGAGAGAAACCAGAG AACGTAGAGGTGTCGCGGATGTCAGAGGAGGCTTTGCTAACCGTGCCAGCTCACCAATGA
- the pfkfb4a gene encoding 6-phosphofructo-2-kinase/fructose-2,6-bisphosphatase 4a isoform X2, which produces MSAASHPRTVSLHLRRATLMKPRSPSEQHHGKRPRLPPAAASTSPQDGMEDNTPSNPRELTQNPLKKIWMPCKNGLPERHISQRKVCMTNCPTLIVTVGLPARGKTYISKKLTRYLNWIGVPTREFNVGQYRRECVKIYKSFEFFRPDNEEGLKIRRQCASAALNDVRQYLTEEGGQVAVFDATNTTRERRETIIQFAEQNGFKVFFVESVCEDPDVIQENIVQVKLGSPDYTNCNTEEAVEDFMKRIKCYENSYETLDEVLDRDLSYIKIMDVGQRYMVNRVLDHIQSRIVYYLMNIHITPRSIYLCRHGESELNVKGRIGGDSGLTPRGKEFAKKLSQFIQAQGISDLKVWTSQMKRTIQTAEGLSVPYEQWKVLNEIDAGVCEEMMYEEIQDHYPLEFALRDQDKYRYRYPKGESYEDLVQRLEPVIMELERQENVLVICHQAVMRCLLAYFLDKTAEELPYLKCPLHTVLKLTPVAYGCKVESISLNVDAVNTHREKPENVNIHRTTEDALQTVPAHL; this is translated from the exons ATGAGCGCAGCAAGCCACCCGCGGACCGTCAGTCTGCATCTTCGTCGAGCTACTCTGATGAAACCCCGGTCACCTTCGGAGCAGCATCACGGGAAAAGACCCCGTCTCCCTCCCGCGGCGGCCTCTACTTCGCCGCAAGACGGAATGGAGGATAACACGCCGTCGAATCCGCGGGAACTAACCCAAAACCCCCTCAAGAAGATCTGGATGCCGTGCAAAAATGGCCTTCCCGAAAGGCACATTTCTCAAAGAAAGG TATGTATGACCAACTGCCCTACCCTGATAGTGACGGTGGGCCTTCCTGCCAGGGGGAAGACTTACATCTCCAAGAAGTTGACCCGCTATCTCAACTGGATTGGCGTTCCCACCAGAG AGTTCAATGTAGGACAATACAGGAGAGAGTGTGTGAAGATCTACAAGTCCTTTGAGTTCTTCCGTCCAGACAATGAAGAGGGCTTAAAGATCAGAAG GCAATGTGCTTCGGCAGCTTTGAACGACGTGCGACAGTACCTAACAGAAGAAGGAGGCCAAGTTGCG GTTTTTGatgcaacaaacacaacaagggAAAGGAGGGAAACCATCATCCAGTTTGCAGAGCAGAACGGCTTCAAG GTGTTCTTTGTGGAATCTGTGTGTGAAGACCCagatgtcatccaggagaacaTTGTG CAAGTGAAGCTGGGCAGCCCCGACTACACCAACTGCAACACCGAGGAGGCGGTGGAAGATTTTATGAAGAGGATCAAGTGTTACGAAAACTCCTATGAGACCCTGGAtgaggttttggacag GGATCTCTCCTACATCAAGATAATGGATGTGGGTCAGCGTTACATGGTCAACAGGGTGTTGGACCACATCCAGAGTCGGATCGTCTACTATCTCATGAACATCCACATCACACCTCGCTCCATCTACCTGTGCCGCCATGGTGAGAGTGAGCTCAATGTTAAAGGTCGGATTGGAGGAGACTCTGGTCTTACACCAAGAGGTAAAGAG TTTGCCAAGAAGCTGAGCCAATTCATCCAAGCCCAAGGCATCAGTGACCTGAAAGTGTGGACCAGCCAGATGAAGAGAACCATCCAGACAGCCGAGGGTCTCAGTGTGCCCTATGAACAGTGGAAGGTCCTGAACGAGATTGATGCT GGCGTATGTGAGGAGATGATGTATGAGGAGATCCAGGATCACTACCCTCTGGAGTTTGCGCTGAGGGACCAGGACAAGTACCGCTACCGCTACCCTAAAGGAGAG TCCTATGAGGACCTGGTGCAGCGCTTGGAGCCGGTCATCATGGAGCTGGAGCGGCAGGAGAATGTTCTGGTCATCTGTCACCAGGCGGTCATGCGCTGCCTGCTTGCCTACTTCCTGGACAAAACAGCAG AGGAGCTGCCGTACCTGAAGTGCCCTCTGCACACAGTTCTGAAGCTAACTCCAGTGGCCTACG GCTGTAAGGTGGAGTCCATCAGCCTTAATGTGGACGCTGTAAACACGCACCGAGAGAAACCAGAG AACGTCAACATCCATCGAACAACGGAAGATGCCCTGCAGACCGTCCCTGCGCACCTCTGA
- the pfkfb4a gene encoding 6-phosphofructo-2-kinase/fructose-2,6-bisphosphatase 4a isoform X1: MSAASHPRTVSLHLRRATLMKPRSPSEQHHGKRPRLPPAAASTSPQDGMEDNTPSNPRELTQNPLKKIWMPCKNGLPERHISQRKVCMTNCPTLIVTVGLPARGKTYISKKLTRYLNWIGVPTREFNVGQYRRECVKIYKSFEFFRPDNEEGLKIRRQCASAALNDVRQYLTEEGGQVAVFDATNTTRERRETIIQFAEQNGFKVFFVESVCEDPDVIQENIVQVKLGSPDYTNCNTEEAVEDFMKRIKCYENSYETLDEVLDRDLSYIKIMDVGQRYMVNRVLDHIQSRIVYYLMNIHITPRSIYLCRHGESELNVKGRIGGDSGLTPRGKEFAKKLSQFIQAQGISDLKVWTSQMKRTIQTAEGLSVPYEQWKVLNEIDAGVCEEMMYEEIQDHYPLEFALRDQDKYRYRYPKGESYEDLVQRLEPVIMELERQENVLVICHQAVMRCLLAYFLDKTAEELPYLKCPLHTVLKLTPVAYGCKVESISLNVDAVNTHREKPENVEVSRMSEEALLTVPAHQ; the protein is encoded by the exons ATGAGCGCAGCAAGCCACCCGCGGACCGTCAGTCTGCATCTTCGTCGAGCTACTCTGATGAAACCCCGGTCACCTTCGGAGCAGCATCACGGGAAAAGACCCCGTCTCCCTCCCGCGGCGGCCTCTACTTCGCCGCAAGACGGAATGGAGGATAACACGCCGTCGAATCCGCGGGAACTAACCCAAAACCCCCTCAAGAAGATCTGGATGCCGTGCAAAAATGGCCTTCCCGAAAGGCACATTTCTCAAAGAAAGG TATGTATGACCAACTGCCCTACCCTGATAGTGACGGTGGGCCTTCCTGCCAGGGGGAAGACTTACATCTCCAAGAAGTTGACCCGCTATCTCAACTGGATTGGCGTTCCCACCAGAG AGTTCAATGTAGGACAATACAGGAGAGAGTGTGTGAAGATCTACAAGTCCTTTGAGTTCTTCCGTCCAGACAATGAAGAGGGCTTAAAGATCAGAAG GCAATGTGCTTCGGCAGCTTTGAACGACGTGCGACAGTACCTAACAGAAGAAGGAGGCCAAGTTGCG GTTTTTGatgcaacaaacacaacaagggAAAGGAGGGAAACCATCATCCAGTTTGCAGAGCAGAACGGCTTCAAG GTGTTCTTTGTGGAATCTGTGTGTGAAGACCCagatgtcatccaggagaacaTTGTG CAAGTGAAGCTGGGCAGCCCCGACTACACCAACTGCAACACCGAGGAGGCGGTGGAAGATTTTATGAAGAGGATCAAGTGTTACGAAAACTCCTATGAGACCCTGGAtgaggttttggacag GGATCTCTCCTACATCAAGATAATGGATGTGGGTCAGCGTTACATGGTCAACAGGGTGTTGGACCACATCCAGAGTCGGATCGTCTACTATCTCATGAACATCCACATCACACCTCGCTCCATCTACCTGTGCCGCCATGGTGAGAGTGAGCTCAATGTTAAAGGTCGGATTGGAGGAGACTCTGGTCTTACACCAAGAGGTAAAGAG TTTGCCAAGAAGCTGAGCCAATTCATCCAAGCCCAAGGCATCAGTGACCTGAAAGTGTGGACCAGCCAGATGAAGAGAACCATCCAGACAGCCGAGGGTCTCAGTGTGCCCTATGAACAGTGGAAGGTCCTGAACGAGATTGATGCT GGCGTATGTGAGGAGATGATGTATGAGGAGATCCAGGATCACTACCCTCTGGAGTTTGCGCTGAGGGACCAGGACAAGTACCGCTACCGCTACCCTAAAGGAGAG TCCTATGAGGACCTGGTGCAGCGCTTGGAGCCGGTCATCATGGAGCTGGAGCGGCAGGAGAATGTTCTGGTCATCTGTCACCAGGCGGTCATGCGCTGCCTGCTTGCCTACTTCCTGGACAAAACAGCAG AGGAGCTGCCGTACCTGAAGTGCCCTCTGCACACAGTTCTGAAGCTAACTCCAGTGGCCTACG GCTGTAAGGTGGAGTCCATCAGCCTTAATGTGGACGCTGTAAACACGCACCGAGAGAAACCAGAG AACGTAGAGGTGTCGCGGATGTCAGAGGAGGCTTTGCTAACCGTGCCAGCTCACCAATGA